Within Harpia harpyja isolate bHarHar1 chromosome 4, bHarHar1 primary haplotype, whole genome shotgun sequence, the genomic segment AAGCATATATTCAACAATTATTTTTGTCTGTCCTGACATTTGGAATGTGTTTCGCAGCTGCCTcctaatttgtttttattacacTTGGCAAAAGGAGTAAGGGGATATGAAAGTTTTACATTAATGTAGGGTTTAATATGTCAAGGGGGATATGGAGctttgtctaggaaaaaaaattgtttcattatGTAAGCGGTAATTGAACTGATAAACACGGCTGGCTCCTCTATATTTTTCATCTACGTGATGAAATGTATCTGGTTTTCCAcgtaatttctgtttttcatccttTCAAAATTAGCACCTTCACAGAATTTCTGTTGTCACCTTAGACTCTCTGTGTAGTAGCTCTCAATATTAGTGTTCTAAATTACTTGCTGCTGATCGTCAATTAAATTGTAGACTGACCGCTTCAAGGGCTTGCTTAACCTTAAAACAAAGGATTTTTGATCATTTCTTAGCATTGCTTTACTCTTTTTGTCCCCCCCGAGGGCTACAGTTTGTTCTTCACATGCCTCCAAGTAGGTACTTTTGGAGGCAGAGGCTCTCCTTGGAGTCGGCATGGTGAGCGGTGTACCAGAGTTTCCAAGCCTGCAGAGATTCAAGCACTGTGAAAGCAACATAACTTGTCTGtgcagagaagaaacagctcaAGCTGGCAGAAGACATAGTATTTGCTAGTTCAGCAGTGAACAGCATACAGCCCTTCTTACTTTGAGGGAAGGAGGGTAATTGATaggcagaaaaatggaaatgtaccAAAAACCCTGAACACCCCAACAGCTAACAAAAAATAACAAGCCACAATTCCTTCCTCTTCACTTCAAAGATGAAAATGGCTTGGTATCCTCACATATGTGTCTGCTATCAAGTTTTACAACTAAGGTTATTCTGGAATTTTCAAAATTGTACACGGATTTTTTTTATCAAGTCTTTAGCAAGAACTaactattggggaaaaaaagagatgcgTGAAAGCCTCAGGATCCTGCTCATCGCTGACTTTCTGGACATTTCACAGTAGTTGTGGGAACAGATTAAAACATTGTTTGCATATTGTCATTGTAGACCTACAGTGCTACTGATACGTATAAATGAAGAGTCAGAACATGAAAGACGGAGCTGACAACTTGCTTTGCTGTATGAGCTGTGTACCAGATTCGCCACATGGTCAAGAGCTGCAAGATGGAAGCTGTCTTCTGTATAGAGCTAAAAGGAGAGAGCTTTGACTAGTTCACGGGCTCAGTTAGACCTGGAGTTTGAGGGGTCACGGCACTCCTGTGAAAGCCAGGGCTGGATGCGCAGATGGGTTTAAGGCAACTTGTTGGTGTTGGCCTCCTCCACCTCTGTTGGCTTCTTCCCACGCCAGGGGTTTGGATTCTTCCCACACCAGCAGCATCAGTGCCTGTGAAGTTATCTTCTCTGTGCTCGCTCCTCAAGGGCTGCATCCAGCCATATATGCTGTTGTGTTTTGGAAATAAGTTAGTGCAGTGGCTGTGGTGCTCTTCGGGTGGCACCAAAGTGCAGCGTGTTAACATCCTCTCTAATCCTGCTTGATCTGGCTTTTCTTAGTGTAATTGTTTCAAATGTGAAACAGTAAATGTAAGCTGAAGTACAGTCTGAGACAATATACAGCATATTGGTTTGTTTTGGGCTTCTTTTTGTCATGCAAGAGGAAGATAACGTGGCTTAACTCCACAAACTTGAATCACTGAATCTTTCTAATTTAAACTTCCTTCTATTTATCCCATTCATTCAGTGTGTTTCCTGTAATAAATCATTCAAGAAGCTCTGGTCCCTCCATGAACATATCAAGATTATCCATGGAtatgcagaaaagaaattctCCTGTGAGATTTGCGAAAAAAAGTTCTACACCATGGCCCATGTGCGGAAACATATGGTTGGTGAGTTATTGATCGGTGCTTCTGTTGGTTCTGCCTCATAACATGTGTCTGTGGTTCTTAACTCGTAATTGCtgttttgaggagaaaaataatacagcaaattCAGTTGTCTGAGTTTTATCCTTAGCAAAAAGTTCAAGTCTGTAGTACCGGGCAGCGAgcaaaatatgtatgtgtgtacatatgtgtatatacttACAAGCTGTTCAGTAGTAATCATTTTCCTGCTTGGAATTGGAGATAAAAATTGGTTAAAGAACTGTTTGCATTTGAATGACTATCTCTAATGTACTGTTGTGTTGCAGCACACACAAAGGACATGCCATTTACATGTGAAACCTGTGGAAAATCATTCAAACGCAGTATGTCTCTCAAAGTACATTCCCTACAGCATTCTGGAGAGAAGCCTTTCAGATGTGAGGTGAGGCAGCCACTGTTAATATGTTTAGATACGGTAGTATAAGGTATAAAATTAGTAACACTGTCAGCAGGGAATGTAGGTGGAAAGTGAATTGACTGACTTGTAAATGAGGTGCAGTTTCAtaaaaatttggggaaaattctTCTCCATGTGGAGAGCACAGCAGGAGTGCATCTAGCAGCAGTTCAAACTGAGATgtatttggtttgcttttactGGTGGCTGTCGTGTTTTTCTCAATGAGTACACACTACAGCAGGATTTGAATCCTAGTTTTCCCTCAGTGTTCATAGCAAAGCCCAATGCAAATTACATTAATCCTCCCTGTCCTGCCCAGTAACTTGAAACAGATAGAAGTGGCGacagtgaaaataaacaaattactgCTTGATTTTCACTTGTGGGAAAAACTATTGTCCTCGCTGCAAACTATTACCTCCTTGAGATCTAAGACAGTGCTCTGAATTTGCATTTCTTAAACCAAGTTATGTGTgtgttgggatgggggagagtatCTCACAGATGCGTTCATGTGCATTTGTGATTGTAATTTTATGCCTGCCCTCGGGAAGGAGACCGTAATGGACAGACTTACCCAGTCATATGTCTGGGGCAGATAATGTCTCAGTCATCTGATGGGGATGCTTGTGGGTATCACATGATGGAGGCAGagggggtgcagagcccttcctgTTTCCAGGGCAGGTCTGGTGGCTCACCCTGTCCATGAACTGGGGCACAATTCCAGCCAGACACATGGTAGTAAGTAGTAGTAATGGCGGTAGTGCAGCCAGAGTAGTCTTGTCGTAGGGAAAGAAATTACCTCATACCAATAAATAATAGCTGGAAAACAGGCTGGCTTGCTGAAAAACGAGCCTGCCGTAGAgctgctgttggttttgctgTGTGAGCAGAGTCCTCTAGTGGAGACATGCTGTAGTCCAGCAGAGATCGCTGGCAAAGCTGCAAAACCTCCAAATGATACCTTAAGCCAACAGAAGCACTTTTCTGTTGGCATAACCGTGTCTCTGCCGGGCTTTTGCCAACAGCTGTGTCAACTAAAGGTTGTGACTGTTCCACGCTCTCTGCCAAAGCTCTTGTGTCAGCAGACCTTTTAGTACAGACCAAATTCTACTCTCGCTAAATAATTTAAATTCTGTGTTTGTGTGAGGGTCTCTGTGTGTACTAGTTCAGGTACTATTTACTCCTTCACGTAGTACATTTGAGTGCTGTCCCATGACTGCCTTGCTTCTTAATGCATGGTGCCTGAATATCATGGGTTGCTCTTTTTCTGTTGCAGAACTGTGATGAGAGGTTTCAGTACAAGTACCAACTGCGTTCCCACATGAGCATCCACATTGGGCACAAACAGTTCATGTGCCAGTGGTGTGGCAAAGACTTCAACATGAAACAGTACTTCGATGAGCACATGAAAACACACACTGGTAAGAACTTATCAAAGAAAAGCACAAGTACCTCCAGGACAAAAGCTTTCCTATACTTCCAGCTGTATTCCCTTTCTTGGAATTTGGGATCAAAACTGTTATCCAACCTAGAAAATTAGACAGGAAAGGTTAATACATTACCTTACTATTAAATCTAACTGTCTGTAGTCCCGTGATTCGCTGTGGGGGAAAATGAGTGGTTAGGCTTACTTCCTTGTTATTTTGGTCAGAAGGAACCCCTTGCCAAAGCCTTATCAAAGATTGTCTCATGCATCAAAATCCAAAGGTGAGAGAGGATTTCATAAAGACTGAGGACTTCTGTGAAACAGCTGTCTCTTTATTTGCTGAAGGTAGCAGTCACAGTAGCTTTTGTAGGATGCAGTTTGTGTGCATAAGTATGCTGAAGTAAGTATTAGCAGATATTCTGTGCCTAACTGATGGCTGTATCTGTGTTTGGCAGGAGAGAAGCCCTTTATCTGTGAAATTTGTGGGAAGAGCTTCACCAGCCGCCCAAACATGAAGAGACATCGCAGAACTCACACAGGGGAGAAGCCCTACCCATGTGACGTGTGTGGCCAGCGATTTCGCTTCTCCAACATGCTCAAGGCGCACAAGGAGAAGTGCTTCCGTGTTACCAGCCCCGTCAATGTGTCAGCTGCTGTCCAGATCCCACTGTCCACGACTTCTGCCACCACAGTCCCTGCTATAGTGAACACACCCACCACCCCAACTCCACCTATCAACCTGAACCCAGTGAGCACACTTCCTCCACGCCCCATTCCCCACCCATATTCACACCTTCACTTACATCCTCATCCTCACCATCCACATCATCTCCCGGTCCCCCCGGTTCCTCATTTAccccctcctccagctctttTTAAGAGTGAGCCTTTAAATCACAGAGGCCAGAGTGAGGACAACTTTCTGCGGCACctggcagaaaaaaacagttcagcACAGCACCACTAACATCTTTGCTTCCGGCCAGCTATTTTCCCGTTTTATGCACATGGAAACATGCCCTCATGGAAGTACAGAGGGTTAGTTGGTGAGGatctttgtctttctcttaaCCCCAGCAGATGGTCCTAATTTTTCCCTTGAATCAGTTAACAAACAAGGAAATCCTGTTTTGGATCAGCAGTGCTCATTTGAACGTGGGAACCAACAGGACTTAAACCCAATTTGCTTGCATTTTACTGGTGACTTTTATAAATTTCAGATACTGAGACTTGTGGAATTTTATAATTTCATATCAGCTGATGAGGTATGCTTGCTTTTATATCCTGGACTTCTGCTCAAAGAGGAGATAGGCCTGGTTTTCTTTGTACTAATCGGAAAGGCTGTGAGATTAATACAGAGCATTAATTGTATCACTGTGTATCGTAATGGATTCTTTTCCGCTTTTGGTGCCGGCTATGGAGTGAGCCAGCCACGTATCACAGTATATTTGAGCAttataaagaaagacaaaaaaatttgTTTGTGTAGCTCTCCTAACACACTCTTTATTTtactacagaaattattttagagtTTTTTGTATAGACCTATTTAGTAGtctgtttctaaaatgaaatgtatttcaaTAAGCGGTGTAATTTTTTCAGTGTAGCTGGACCTATGTTGTATAATAGATAAATTTTTATAATCATCGAAATGTGATTCTTAAAAGATGCATATAGCTTCTATAGTGAAAATTATTCTTACAACCATACAACTTAAAAGGTgcttcagagaagaaaggaacCCAAGAGGTCTCTGGAAAGGTTGCCTCAAAAGTGATGTTGATTTCAGAActttatgtaatttattttagtagggatttttttttttttttttttttttacccttacGTTTCCCTTTTCACAGTTTCTCTTAAGCTTTTTGGACAAGGACATTGGGATACCGTATTCCTGCTCCACAGGTTTTCTTTAGTTCAGTTGGAATGAGGTATGAGATGGGTTAGAAAGGGGGAGCCCCTTACACGTAGGGACCCACTAGTTTGGGAATAGAGAGTCACAACAGAATGAGAATCAGACAGCAGAGAGGAAATCCAAGTATCTCAAGTCAGCCAAGCATCTTTTCTCTTTATGTAGGAGAGCCGGTTTCAGTGGCTTTTCATGGTATGATTTTAAGTTGGGGATCGTATCAAATGCTGCTCTTCAGATTGCTTTTTGGAATTCCTGGAGTTGTTAGGAGAGGGGAATTAAGTGAGATCATAAATGTGGTGTTTCTGACTGGCTGATTGTAAGACTGAGAAGAGAAGTTTGAATGAGACAATGGTGTTTCAGTTGCATTGTTAAGAAAATACTGATAGCACTGTATGTACCATGTGAAGCTCTATCCCGTAAATGTAATGTGCATAAAATTATGGGATTATTTCTAGGGGTTGTAGTCAGACTTTTGGCAAATCTAAGTTTTACAGTTGTAGAATAGGAAACTTTGAATTGTAGGCATGTCACTGTTTCATAATCCTGGGAGGCAAGGAGGGGGAAATGACAAGTTTAGTGCAGGGATGGTGGGCTGGAATGCCAAATGTATCTGTTT encodes:
- the ZNF652 gene encoding zinc finger protein 652; this encodes MSQTANSCQQLVENCAAHAGMAQEDSRRGQVPPTFYHGASQELDLSTKVYKRESGSPYSVLVDSKMSKPHLHEREEQPYFRENRSVGEVRAVKEDRENSDDSEEEEEEEDEVTYKREQIIVEVNLNNQTLNVSKGEKGVPSQSKETAVLKTSSEEEEGDSGEEATEDSNDYEENERQKKKEKRVEKVSVAQRRTRRAASAAAATTSPSPRTTRGRRKSVEPPKRKKKAAKEPKAPVQKSKCEEKETLTCEKCPRVFNTRWYLEKHMNVTHRRMQICDKCGKKFVLESELSLHQQTDCEKNIQCVSCNKSFKKLWSLHEHIKIIHGYAEKKFSCEICEKKFYTMAHVRKHMVAHTKDMPFTCETCGKSFKRSMSLKVHSLQHSGEKPFRCENCDERFQYKYQLRSHMSIHIGHKQFMCQWCGKDFNMKQYFDEHMKTHTGEKPFICEICGKSFTSRPNMKRHRRTHTGEKPYPCDVCGQRFRFSNMLKAHKEKCFRVTSPVNVSAAVQIPLSTTSATTVPAIVNTPTTPTPPINLNPVSTLPPRPIPHPYSHLHLHPHPHHPHHLPVPPVPHLPPPPALFKSEPLNHRGQSEDNFLRHLAEKNSSAQHH